The sequence below is a genomic window from Dehalococcoidia bacterium.
GCCCGAACCGGAAGGCCCTACAATGACCACAACTTCACTCTCGCTGACATCCAGGCTGACCCCGCGCAAGGCCTGAATGCGCCCAAAGCGCTTGTGGACGTGCTCTATGTGAATAATAGGCGCCACGTTTTACCTTTCAAAACGTGTTCTCTTTTCCAGCCATGAGACAACGCGGGAAGAGAACAGCGTTAGAATAAGATACATTAGGGCAACCATTATCCATACAGGTATGGGATTGAAGTGGTTGGACATATAAGTTTGACCGAGACGCGTCATGTCTGCGACGGCCACGACGCTTACCAGCGATGAATCTTTGAGCAGTGAAACAAACTCATTACCTACCGGTGGAAGCACTACTCTTATCGCCTGTGGCAGGACGATATGGCGCATAGCTTGAACATAAGTCATTCCCAGACTGCGTGCGGCTTCCATCTGCCCTTTGGGAATACTTTGGATGCCAGCACGAAATATTTCAGTCATATAAGCGCCATAGCAGAAGGTAAGCCCAAGTATCGCCATGGCGATTGGATTGGCGCGCCAGTCTGCCAGGAAGGCAATCCCGGTAGCGTCGCCGATCTTCTGTACAAGCGAAGGGAAAACAAAATACCACATGATAAGCTGTACGAGCAGAGGAATGCCGCGGATTATCTCGACGTACAGGCTTGCAAGACCGCGGAAAATGAAGTTTTTAGATAGTCGCCCAAGTGCGCCTAACATGCCGACTATTAGCATGAGTATATATGAGACTACCGTGACCACCGCGGTAACATTGAGCCCTTTAAGGATAAAACTGAAGATGCCTTTATATTCGTGCGAAGTGAGTATAAGGAGCACGACGAGGGCTACCACTAAAGCGACCAGCCACCACCACGGGTCACTCCGGGCGCTTGGTTCGGCTCCTGGAATGAGGGCTATCTTGCGCTCTTCCTGAGCTGTGGGGTCGGGTTTAGTTACCAATCTGTTTACCTAAAAAGAGGAGGGCTTTATGAGACCTCCTCTTTTTACCTGCTTTAGCTGGCAAGCCATTTTTGGACTAGTTGGTCGAGAATACCGGAGGCCTTGACGGCAGCGAGGCCCTGGTTGATCTTATTTAAAAGGTCTGTTTTGCCTTTGGCTACGGCAATGCCATAGCTCTCTGTGGTCAGGGAGCCGCCGACGATTTTAAGCGTGCTGGCGTTTTTATTAGCATAACCTTCGGCGATGGGCGTATCGCAGATGACTGCATCGATCTGCCCGTTCAAGAGGTCCTGGATGGCTAGGCCGATCTGGTTGTAAGACTTGACCGTAGCTCCTGCGGTGTCTTTTGCCAGGCTCTCACCGGTAGTTCCCAGCTGCGCTCCTAACTTTTTACCTTTGAGACTATCCTGGCTGGTTATCGAAGTGTTATTTTTCTGGACTACGATCATCTGCCCGGCAATGTAATAGGGGTCAGAAAACAGCATGTTCTGGGCGCGATCGGGCAGGATGGTGATGGAAGAGATGGCGGCATCGTAGGTGCCTTGGGCCATGCCGGCCAGCAAGGGGTCGAAGCCCACGTTCTGATACTCGATTTCGATGCCAGCCTTTTCGGCGATGGCATTCATGAGGTCAATGTCGAAACCGACAATTTTGTTCTGGTCGTCAACATATTCGAATGGCGGCCAGGTGGCATCGGTAGCGATGATGTACTTCGTGCTTTTTCCGCCGCAGGCGGAAAGGGTTAGTGTGACCAGGACCAATGCGAGAAAAACAGGGAATAACCGTTTCACCTTTTATATCCTCCTTCTAAAATCCATAATCTCCAGCCAAAATTGAGTCTAGCTTACATAAGATGGTCAAGTTTTGATTATATGCACGAGCAAGCGTATTCATCCATTAGACTTTTGGGAAGTTGAATGGCAGAAGTGTACAACATTTTTCACCGAAATGTCTATAGGATGTAAGAGTCCAGTACATATTGGATTTTTGGGGGTTAGTGACAAAGTTATCCAAATAGTAGCGCAAAGGCGGAAGTTTTCCAATAGCCCGGTGAGG
It includes:
- a CDS encoding basic amino acid ABC transporter substrate-binding protein; translation: MKRLFPVFLALVLVTLTLSACGGKSTKYIIATDATWPPFEYVDDQNKIVGFDIDLMNAIAEKAGIEIEYQNVGFDPLLAGMAQGTYDAAISSITILPDRAQNMLFSDPYYIAGQMIVVQKNNTSITSQDSLKGKKLGAQLGTTGESLAKDTAGATVKSYNQIGLAIQDLLNGQIDAVICDTPIAEGYANKNASTLKIVGGSLTTESYGIAVAKGKTDLLNKINQGLAAVKASGILDQLVQKWLAS
- a CDS encoding amino acid ABC transporter permease, encoding MVTKPDPTAQEERKIALIPGAEPSARSDPWWWLVALVVALVVLLILTSHEYKGIFSFILKGLNVTAVVTVVSYILMLIVGMLGALGRLSKNFIFRGLASLYVEIIRGIPLLVQLIMWYFVFPSLVQKIGDATGIAFLADWRANPIAMAILGLTFCYGAYMTEIFRAGIQSIPKGQMEAARSLGMTYVQAMRHIVLPQAIRVVLPPVGNEFVSLLKDSSLVSVVAVADMTRLGQTYMSNHFNPIPVWIMVALMYLILTLFSSRVVSWLEKRTRFER